The Vicia villosa cultivar HV-30 ecotype Madison, WI linkage group LG1, Vvil1.0, whole genome shotgun sequence genome includes a region encoding these proteins:
- the LOC131643787 gene encoding uncharacterized protein LOC131643787, with amino-acid sequence MAAGRNVDINVEAMMRWTGAIGQAPQENVGYGGRDEFCAFGDFRRCNPPIFEGGYGPDKAHAWIREIEKTFQVVSCTNVQKVQFGTHMLTKEADGWWSNTVRRFEREGIEVTWTLFRDAFLGNYCPEDVRGKKEVRFLQLKRGGEQFREKSHDDMMKQSGFSKKPSGGGDSTSIKYYRCGDMGHKTVDCGIGSSRICYSCGEQGHNCVMCDKPKKEQAKGKMFALSGAEATAKEKLI; translated from the coding sequence atggctgcgggaaggaatgttgacattaatgttgaggcaatgatgaggtggactggtgcgattggacaagcgccgcaagagaatgtcggttatggaggaagGGATGAATTCTGTGCTTTTGGGGACTTTCGaaggtgcaacccgccgatctttgaaggagggtatggaccggacaaagcgcaTGCATGGATAAGAGAAATCGAGAAGacctttcaagtcgtgagttgtactaatgtacagaaggtacagtttggtactcacatgctgacaaaagaagctgacggttggtggagtaatactgtgcggagatttgaaagagaaggtattgaagttacttggactcttttccgtgatgcatttttgggaaactattgtccagaagatgtgcgtggaaagaaagaagtgagatttctacagttgaaacgaggaggagaacaGTTCCGTGAGAAATCGCATGATGACATGATGAAACAATCTGGTTTtagcaagaagccaagtgggggaggagatTCTACTTCGATTAAGTACTACAGGTGTGGCGATATGGGTCACAAAACGGTTGATTGTGGAattggttcgagtaggatttgctacagttgtggtgagcaaggacacaattgtgtcatgtgtgacaagccaaagaaggagcaagcaaaaggaaaaatgtttgcgttgtctggtgctgaggCCACTGCTAAGGAAaagctaatctga